One region of Streptomyces davaonensis JCM 4913 genomic DNA includes:
- a CDS encoding sensor histidine kinase, with the protein MSGFIAGLCVAILPLLAAGFWLGRRTARPESQGGLGTPVEHATFETLHTASLAAPPLRAGLTEETARKSARRLRSLLGTDALCLTDQKEVLAWDGVGAHHRAEIMERLSGPLDSGRGEAFPLTCDTPDCPLRWAVVTPLTVDDRVHGALVACAPRESAVLVRAAGEVARWVSVQLELADLDQSRTRLIEAEIKALRAQISPHFIFNSLAVIASFVRTDPERARELLLEFADFTRYSFRRHGDFTTLADELHAIDHYLALVRARFGDRLSVTLQIAPEVLPVALPFLCLQPLVENAVKHGLEGRAATTGKCRISITAQDAGAEALVVIEDDGAGMDPVLLRRILAGEVSPSGGIGLSNVDDRLRQVYGDDYGLVIETAVGAGMKVTARLPKYQPGVHSAGRLTGA; encoded by the coding sequence ATGAGTGGGTTCATTGCCGGACTGTGCGTCGCGATCCTGCCCCTGCTGGCCGCCGGGTTCTGGCTCGGTCGGCGCACCGCCCGCCCCGAGAGTCAGGGCGGACTCGGCACGCCCGTCGAGCACGCCACCTTCGAGACCCTGCACACCGCCTCCCTCGCCGCGCCCCCGCTCCGGGCGGGCCTGACGGAGGAGACGGCCCGCAAGTCGGCGCGCAGGCTGCGCTCGCTGCTCGGCACGGACGCCCTGTGTCTCACCGACCAGAAGGAGGTGCTGGCCTGGGACGGAGTCGGCGCCCATCACCGTGCCGAGATCATGGAACGCCTCTCCGGACCCCTGGACTCCGGCCGCGGCGAGGCCTTCCCGCTGACCTGCGACACCCCCGACTGCCCTCTGCGCTGGGCGGTCGTCACCCCCCTCACCGTCGACGACCGCGTTCACGGCGCCCTCGTCGCCTGTGCGCCCCGCGAGTCCGCCGTACTGGTCCGGGCCGCCGGAGAGGTCGCCCGCTGGGTCTCCGTCCAGTTGGAGTTGGCCGATCTGGACCAGTCCCGCACCCGGCTGATCGAGGCCGAGATCAAGGCACTTCGCGCCCAGATCTCCCCGCACTTCATCTTCAACTCGCTCGCGGTGATCGCCAGCTTCGTGCGCACCGACCCCGAACGCGCCCGCGAACTGCTCCTGGAGTTCGCCGACTTCACCCGCTACTCGTTCCGCAGGCACGGCGACTTCACCACGCTCGCCGACGAACTCCACGCCATCGACCACTACTTGGCACTGGTCCGGGCGAGATTCGGCGACCGCCTCTCCGTCACCCTCCAGATCGCCCCCGAGGTGCTGCCGGTCGCCCTGCCCTTCCTCTGTCTCCAGCCGCTGGTGGAGAACGCCGTCAAGCACGGCCTGGAGGGCCGAGCCGCCACCACCGGGAAGTGCAGGATCAGCATCACGGCCCAGGACGCGGGCGCGGAGGCCCTGGTCGTCATCGAGGACGACGGCGCCGGAATGGACCCCGTCCTGCTGCGCCGCATCCTCGCCGGCGAGGTCAGCCCCTCCGGGGGCATCGGCCTCTCCAACGTCGACGACCGGCTCCGTCAGGTCTACGGAGACGACTACGGCCTCGTCATCGAGACCGCCGTGGGAGCGGGGATGAAGGTGACCGCCCGGCTGCCCAAGTACCAGCCGGGCGTGCACTCCGCGGGCCGGCTGACCGGCGCCTGA
- a CDS encoding Lrp/AsnC family transcriptional regulator: protein MNSRTTPFDELDRKIITALMANARTSFNEIGAAVGLSSTAVKRRVDRLRESGVITGFTATVKPSALGWRTEAYVEVYCEGAAPPRRLAEVVRNYPEITAAMTVTGGADALLHVRARDVEHFEEVLERIRVEPFIRKTISVMVLSHLLPDSPEAGASQAAPESTGEGASDLR, encoded by the coding sequence ATGAACAGCAGGACCACGCCGTTCGACGAGCTCGACCGGAAGATCATCACCGCCCTGATGGCGAACGCCAGGACCAGTTTCAACGAGATCGGCGCGGCCGTCGGGCTGTCCTCCACTGCCGTGAAACGGCGCGTGGACCGGCTGCGGGAGTCCGGCGTGATCACCGGGTTCACGGCCACGGTGAAGCCGTCGGCGCTGGGCTGGCGCACGGAGGCGTACGTGGAGGTGTACTGCGAGGGCGCGGCCCCGCCGCGGCGGCTGGCGGAGGTGGTGCGCAACTATCCGGAGATCACCGCGGCGATGACGGTGACGGGTGGCGCGGACGCGTTGCTGCACGTGCGGGCACGGGATGTGGAGCACTTCGAGGAGGTGCTGGAGCGGATCCGCGTCGAGCCTTTCATCCGGAAGACGATCAGCGTGATGGTGCTGTCCCATCTACTCCCGGACAGTCCGGAGGCCGGCGCGAGCCAAGCGGCCCCGGAGAGCACGGGAGAGGGCGCATCAGACCTGCGCTGA
- a CDS encoding LytR/AlgR family response regulator transcription factor, giving the protein MLRALAVDDERPSLEELLYLLNADPRIGSAEGAGDATEALRRINRALESGPAGPEAIDVVFLDINMPGLDGLDLARLLGGFAKPPLVVFVTAHEDFAVQAFDLKAVDYVLKPVRKERLGEAVRRAAELIGAGPRIPVHEPDPDHIPVELGGVTRFVPVEEITHVEAQGDYARLHTDKGSHLVRIPLSTLEDRWRSRGFVRIHRRHLVALRHIGELRLDAGTVSVLVGAEELQVSRRHARELRDLLMRRP; this is encoded by the coding sequence ATGCTGCGTGCCCTGGCTGTCGACGACGAACGCCCCTCGCTGGAGGAACTGCTCTACCTCCTGAACGCCGATCCCCGCATCGGCAGCGCGGAGGGCGCCGGGGACGCCACCGAGGCGCTGCGCCGGATCAACCGGGCGCTGGAGTCGGGGCCCGCCGGGCCCGAGGCGATCGACGTCGTCTTCCTCGACATCAACATGCCCGGCCTCGACGGCCTGGACCTCGCCCGGCTGCTCGGCGGGTTCGCCAAGCCCCCGCTGGTCGTGTTCGTCACCGCGCACGAGGACTTCGCCGTGCAGGCCTTCGACCTCAAGGCCGTCGACTACGTCCTCAAGCCGGTCCGCAAGGAGCGCCTCGGCGAGGCCGTCCGCCGGGCCGCCGAACTGATCGGCGCCGGGCCCCGAATACCCGTGCACGAGCCCGACCCGGACCACATACCCGTCGAACTCGGCGGCGTGACCCGCTTCGTGCCCGTCGAGGAGATCACCCATGTCGAGGCCCAGGGCGACTACGCCCGGCTGCACACCGACAAGGGTAGCCACCTGGTCCGCATCCCGCTGTCCACCCTGGAGGACCGCTGGCGCTCCCGCGGCTTCGTCCGCATCCACCGCCGCCATCTGGTCGCCCTGCGCCACATCGGCGAACTCCGGCTGGACGCGGGCACGGTCAGCGTCCTCGTCGGCGCCGAGGAACTCCAGGTCAGCCGGCGCCACGCGCGCGAGCTGCGGGACCTGCTGATGAGGAGGCCGTGA
- the rocD gene encoding ornithine--oxo-acid transaminase, with product MTAPAHTRSSADLIRAEEPVLAHNYHPLPVVVARAEGTWVEDVEGNRYLDMLAGYSALNFGHRHPGLIEAAHRQLDLLTLTSRAFHNDKLAEFAERLAALTGLDMVLPMNTGAEAVESAVKVARKWAYEVKGVPDGQATIVVAADNFHGRTTTIVSFSTDETARSGFGPFTPGFRVVPYNDLAALEEAVDDTTAAVLIEPIQGEAGVVIPDDGYLAGVRELTSRKGCLFIADEIQSGLGRTGRTLAVEHEAVVPDMLLLGKALGGGIVPVSAVVAKREVLGVLRPGEHGSTFGGNPLAAAVGTAVVELLETGEFQRRAADLGVGLRDGLTELVGKGVVGFRARGLWAGVDIDPSVGTGREISERLMREGVLVKDTHGSTIRLAPPLTITAEELAGALAALEKVLK from the coding sequence ATGACCGCACCCGCGCACACCCGTTCCTCCGCCGACCTGATCCGCGCCGAGGAGCCCGTCCTCGCGCACAACTACCACCCGCTGCCGGTCGTCGTCGCGCGCGCCGAGGGCACCTGGGTGGAGGACGTCGAGGGCAACCGCTACCTGGACATGCTGGCGGGCTACTCGGCGCTCAACTTCGGCCACCGCCACCCCGGGCTGATCGAGGCCGCCCACCGGCAGCTGGATCTGCTCACGCTCACCTCGCGGGCGTTCCACAACGACAAGCTCGCCGAGTTCGCCGAGCGCCTGGCCGCGCTGACCGGCCTGGACATGGTGCTGCCCATGAACACCGGCGCCGAGGCCGTGGAGAGCGCGGTCAAGGTGGCCCGCAAGTGGGCGTACGAGGTCAAGGGTGTCCCGGACGGCCAGGCCACCATCGTGGTCGCGGCGGACAACTTCCACGGCCGTACGACGACCATCGTCAGCTTCTCCACCGACGAGACCGCCCGCTCCGGCTTCGGACCCTTCACCCCGGGCTTCCGGGTCGTCCCCTACAACGACCTGGCCGCGCTGGAGGAGGCCGTCGACGACACCACGGCGGCGGTCCTCATCGAGCCGATCCAGGGCGAGGCGGGCGTGGTCATCCCCGACGACGGCTATCTGGCCGGAGTGCGGGAGCTGACCAGCCGCAAGGGCTGTCTGTTCATCGCGGACGAGATCCAGTCGGGCCTCGGCCGCACCGGCCGTACCCTCGCCGTCGAGCACGAGGCGGTCGTGCCCGACATGCTGCTGCTCGGCAAGGCGCTGGGCGGCGGCATCGTCCCGGTGTCCGCCGTGGTGGCCAAGCGCGAGGTGCTCGGGGTGCTGCGGCCCGGCGAGCACGGCTCCACGTTCGGCGGCAACCCGCTGGCCGCCGCCGTCGGCACCGCGGTGGTGGAGCTGCTGGAGACCGGCGAGTTCCAGCGCCGGGCGGCCGACCTCGGCGTCGGCCTGAGGGACGGGCTGACCGAACTCGTCGGCAAGGGCGTGGTCGGCTTCCGCGCCCGCGGCCTGTGGGCGGGCGTGGACATCGACCCCTCGGTGGGCACCGGCCGGGAGATCAGTGAGCGGCTGATGCGGGAGGGCGTGCTGGTCAAGGACACGCACGGCTCCACGATCCGGCTGGCTCCGCCGCTGACGATCACCGCCGAGGAGCTGGCGGGTGCGCTGGCCGCGCTGGAGAAGGTACTGAAGTAG
- the ddaH gene encoding dimethylargininase, whose protein sequence is MPETRVPRRRRFLVCEPRHFAVQYAINPWMQPDTRVDVDLAQEQWQSLIRAYRAHGHAVDTVEPVPGLPDMVFAANCAVSVDGRVFGSLFHAAERRPESTHYETWFKASGFDVYRPESVCEGEGDLVPAGRYVLAGTGFRTTREAHREVQEFFGVPVISLTLVDPYFYHLDTALFVLDENNIAYYPEAFSPGSREVLRRLYPDAVLATREDAMAFGLNSVSDGLHVFIAPGATALADQLALRGYVPVPVDLSELLKAGGGIKCCTQEIRS, encoded by the coding sequence GTGCCCGAAACCCGTGTGCCGCGCCGGCGGCGCTTCCTCGTCTGCGAACCCAGACACTTCGCCGTGCAGTACGCGATCAACCCCTGGATGCAACCCGACACCCGGGTCGACGTCGATCTCGCCCAGGAGCAGTGGCAGTCGCTGATCCGCGCCTACCGCGCCCACGGCCACGCCGTCGACACCGTGGAGCCGGTCCCCGGACTCCCCGACATGGTCTTCGCCGCGAACTGCGCGGTCAGCGTGGACGGCCGGGTCTTCGGCTCGCTCTTCCACGCGGCCGAGCGGCGCCCGGAGTCCACCCACTACGAGACGTGGTTCAAGGCGTCCGGATTCGACGTCTACCGCCCCGAGTCGGTGTGCGAGGGCGAGGGCGACCTGGTCCCCGCGGGCCGCTATGTGCTGGCCGGCACCGGTTTCCGCACCACCCGCGAGGCCCATCGCGAGGTGCAGGAGTTCTTCGGCGTCCCGGTGATCAGCCTGACGCTGGTGGACCCGTACTTCTACCACCTGGACACCGCGCTGTTCGTGCTGGACGAGAACAACATCGCCTACTACCCGGAGGCGTTCTCGCCGGGGAGCCGCGAGGTGCTCCGGCGGCTGTACCCGGACGCGGTGCTGGCGACCCGTGAGGACGCGATGGCGTTCGGTCTGAACTCCGTCTCCGACGGCCTGCACGTCTTCATCGCGCCCGGTGCGACCGCCCTCGCCGACCAGCTGGCCCTGCGTGGCTACGTCCCCGTCCCCGTCGACCTGTCCGAGCTGCTGAAGGCCGGCGGCGGCATCAAGTGCTGCACCCAGGAGATCCGCTCATGA
- a CDS encoding lysophospholipid acyltransferase family protein, producing MFYYLLKYVLLGPLLRLVFRPRTEGLEHVPSSGAAIVAGNHLSFSDHFLMPAILKRRITFLAKAEYFTGPGLKGRLTAFFFRSAGQIPVDRSGKEAGQAAIREGLGVLRKDELLGIYPEGTRSHDGRLYKGKVGVAVMALKAGVPVIPCAMIGTFEAQPPGKVIPNIHPVVIRFGKPLDFSRYAGMENEKAILRAITDEIMYAILSLSEQEYVDQYAAVAKAEQAAAREQKTRRFPKMPLG from the coding sequence TTGTTCTACTACCTGCTCAAGTACGTGTTGCTGGGCCCCTTGTTGAGACTCGTCTTCCGCCCGCGCACGGAAGGGCTGGAACACGTCCCGTCGTCCGGGGCGGCGATCGTGGCGGGCAACCACCTGTCCTTCTCGGACCACTTCCTGATGCCCGCGATCCTCAAGCGCCGCATCACCTTCCTGGCCAAGGCCGAGTACTTCACCGGGCCCGGCCTCAAGGGCCGGCTGACCGCGTTCTTCTTCCGCAGCGCCGGCCAGATCCCGGTCGACCGCTCCGGCAAGGAGGCCGGCCAGGCCGCGATCCGCGAGGGCCTCGGCGTCCTGCGCAAGGACGAACTGCTGGGCATCTACCCGGAGGGCACCCGCTCCCACGACGGCCGCCTGTACAAGGGCAAGGTCGGCGTCGCGGTCATGGCGCTCAAGGCGGGCGTGCCGGTGATCCCCTGCGCGATGATCGGCACCTTCGAGGCCCAGCCGCCCGGCAAGGTCATCCCGAACATCCACCCCGTGGTGATCCGCTTCGGCAAGCCCCTGGACTTCTCCCGCTACGCCGGCATGGAGAACGAGAAGGCCATCCTGCGCGCCATCACCGACGAGATCATGTACGCCATCCTGTCCCTCTCCGAGCAGGAGTACGTCGACCAGTACGCGGCCGTCGCCAAGGCGGAGCA
- a CDS encoding sodium/solute symporter, whose protein sequence is MNENFAVPAVALVVLATVFVGAFGLRISRTTSDFYVASRTVGPRLNAAAISGEYLSAASFLGIAGLVLVQGPDMLWYPVGYTAGYLVLLLFVAAPLRRSGAYTLPDFAEARLASQAVRRLAGAFVVGVGWLYLLPQLQGAGLTLTVLTGAPDWLGGVIVAVVVVAIVAAGGMRSITFVQAFQYWLKLTALLVPALFLVLAWQSDGAPHHAFDEPAAFREQRTVRVDDSLDLRLERPLTVTVSGTVDGRAHEEQRLELPAGTHRIDRGTRLTFAEGAALPEAERDSDGSLSPSQAESRGERPLYATYGLIIATFLGTMGLPHVVVRFYTSPHGVAARRTTVAVLGLIGAFYLLPPVYGALGRLYAPELTLTGDADAAVLLLPERMIGGVGGDLLGALVAGGAFAAFLSTASGLTMAVAGVLTQDVLPSRGVRHFRLGTLLAMAVPLAASALVGGLPVADAVGLAFAVSASSFCPLLVLGIWWHRLTPPGAAAGMLVGGGSALLAVAATMSGFPGTGALHALLAWPALWSVPLAFLTMMLVSLATPSRVPSGTAAILARFHLPEELAEVKS, encoded by the coding sequence GTGAACGAGAACTTCGCCGTCCCCGCCGTCGCGCTCGTCGTCCTCGCGACTGTCTTCGTCGGCGCCTTCGGCCTGCGCATCTCCCGCACCACCTCCGACTTCTACGTCGCGTCCCGCACCGTCGGCCCCCGCCTCAACGCCGCCGCCATCAGCGGCGAGTACCTCTCCGCCGCCTCCTTCCTCGGCATCGCCGGACTGGTCCTGGTCCAGGGCCCCGACATGCTCTGGTACCCGGTCGGCTACACCGCCGGATACCTGGTCCTGCTCCTGTTCGTCGCCGCCCCGCTGCGCCGCTCCGGCGCCTACACCCTCCCCGACTTCGCCGAGGCCCGGCTCGCCTCCCAGGCGGTACGACGGCTCGCCGGAGCCTTCGTCGTCGGCGTCGGCTGGCTCTACCTGCTGCCCCAACTCCAGGGCGCCGGGCTGACGCTGACCGTGCTCACCGGCGCGCCCGACTGGCTCGGCGGAGTGATCGTGGCGGTCGTGGTGGTCGCCATCGTCGCCGCGGGCGGCATGCGCAGCATCACCTTCGTCCAGGCCTTCCAGTACTGGCTGAAGCTGACCGCCCTGCTGGTGCCCGCCCTGTTCCTGGTCCTCGCCTGGCAGAGCGACGGCGCGCCCCACCACGCCTTCGACGAACCCGCCGCCTTCCGCGAACAGCGCACCGTTCGCGTCGACGACAGCCTGGACCTGCGCCTGGAACGACCGCTGACCGTCACGGTGAGCGGCACCGTCGACGGCCGCGCCCACGAGGAGCAGCGCCTCGAACTCCCCGCCGGCACCCACCGCATCGACCGCGGCACCCGGCTGACCTTCGCCGAGGGAGCGGCCCTTCCCGAGGCCGAGCGCGACAGCGACGGCAGCCTGTCGCCGTCCCAGGCCGAGAGTCGCGGCGAGCGCCCGCTGTACGCCACGTACGGACTGATCATCGCCACCTTCCTCGGCACCATGGGCCTGCCCCATGTCGTCGTCCGCTTCTACACCAGCCCGCACGGAGTCGCCGCCCGCCGCACCACGGTCGCGGTCCTGGGCCTGATCGGCGCCTTCTACCTGCTGCCCCCGGTCTACGGCGCCCTCGGCCGCCTGTACGCCCCCGAACTGACCCTCACCGGCGACGCGGACGCCGCGGTCCTGCTGCTGCCCGAGCGCATGATCGGCGGAGTCGGCGGCGACCTGCTGGGCGCGCTGGTCGCCGGGGGCGCCTTCGCCGCGTTCCTGTCGACCGCCTCAGGGCTGACCATGGCCGTCGCGGGCGTCCTCACTCAGGACGTCCTCCCCTCGCGCGGCGTACGGCACTTCCGGCTCGGCACGCTGCTCGCCATGGCCGTACCGCTCGCGGCGAGCGCCCTGGTGGGCGGGCTGCCGGTCGCCGACGCGGTGGGGCTCGCCTTCGCGGTGTCGGCATCGTCCTTCTGCCCGCTGCTGGTGCTCGGCATCTGGTGGCACCGGCTCACCCCGCCCGGGGCGGCCGCCGGAATGCTGGTGGGCGGCGGCTCCGCCCTGCTCGCCGTGGCGGCGACGATGTCCGGCTTCCCCGGCACCGGAGCCCTGCACGCCCTGCTCGCCTGGCCCGCCCTCTGGTCGGTACCGCTGGCCTTCCTCACGATGATGCTGGTGTCCCTGGCCACCCCGAGCCGAGTCCCGTCCGGGACAGCGGCGATCCTGGCCCGGTTCCATTTGCCGGAGGAACTGGCGGAGGTGAAGTCATGA
- a CDS encoding PP2C family protein-serine/threonine phosphatase has protein sequence MSDTAIDYGAVFQALPGMVALLTPELIYADVNEDFLLMTGRSREDLVGRYLFDAFPDNPNDSAATGMRNLAASLQRVVATGERDVMALQRYDVESVERPGQWEERYWSPVNAPVLGPDGKVVLLVHRVEEVTELIRARGGPTGSRARVMEAELYTRARELQELNDRLRQAHAREREVALALQEAMLPARRQVRHQAVAVRYRPAVGALNVCGDWYDLVDLVGGNRIGVSVGDVVGHGLAAAGVMGQLRSALSAASRVAEGPGQALDVLGRYAHVVDGAESATAVTTFVDLDRHTIAYSSAGHPPPALLHPDGRVEFLDRATDPPLDARPDPVQRPQAETEFTEGATLVLYTDGLVERRREDIYAGLARLADSLVRHCHDDPETLADAVLLDLLPPGGATDDTALVVVRL, from the coding sequence ATGAGCGACACGGCGATCGACTACGGGGCAGTCTTCCAGGCCCTGCCCGGCATGGTGGCACTGCTGACACCCGAGTTGATCTACGCGGATGTCAACGAAGACTTCCTGCTCATGACCGGGCGCAGCCGCGAGGACCTCGTCGGCCGCTATCTCTTCGACGCGTTCCCCGACAACCCCAACGACTCCGCCGCCACCGGCATGCGCAATCTGGCGGCCTCCCTCCAGCGGGTGGTCGCCACCGGCGAGCGGGACGTGATGGCGCTCCAGCGCTACGACGTGGAGTCCGTGGAACGGCCGGGGCAGTGGGAGGAGCGCTACTGGAGCCCGGTCAACGCCCCGGTCCTCGGCCCCGACGGCAAGGTGGTCCTGCTGGTCCACCGGGTCGAGGAGGTCACGGAACTGATCCGGGCCCGCGGCGGCCCGACCGGCAGCCGGGCCCGCGTGATGGAGGCCGAGCTGTACACCAGGGCCCGGGAACTCCAGGAGCTCAACGACCGGCTCCGGCAGGCCCACGCCCGCGAACGGGAGGTCGCGCTCGCCCTCCAGGAGGCGATGCTGCCCGCCCGCCGCCAGGTCCGCCACCAGGCCGTCGCGGTGCGCTACCGGCCCGCGGTCGGCGCGCTGAACGTGTGCGGGGACTGGTACGACCTGGTCGACCTGGTCGGCGGCAACCGCATCGGCGTCTCCGTCGGGGACGTGGTCGGCCACGGCCTCGCGGCGGCCGGGGTGATGGGCCAGCTGCGCAGCGCGCTGAGCGCCGCCTCACGAGTCGCCGAGGGGCCGGGCCAGGCGCTCGACGTCCTCGGCCGGTACGCGCATGTCGTCGACGGTGCGGAATCGGCCACCGCGGTCACCACATTCGTCGATCTCGACCGGCACACCATCGCCTACAGCAGCGCCGGGCATCCGCCGCCCGCGCTGCTGCACCCCGACGGCCGGGTGGAGTTCCTCGACCGGGCCACCGACCCGCCGCTCGACGCCCGCCCCGATCCCGTCCAACGACCGCAGGCGGAGACGGAGTTCACCGAGGGCGCCACCCTCGTGCTCTACACCGACGGCCTGGTGGAACGCAGACGGGAGGACATCTACGCCGGTCTGGCCCGGCTCGCCGACTCCCTCGTCCGGCACTGTCACGACGACCCCGAGACCCTCGCGGACGCGGTCCTGCTGGACCTGCTGCCGCCCGGCGGCGCCACCGACGACACGGCGCTGGTGGTGGTGCGGCTCTGA
- a CDS encoding SpoIIE family protein phosphatase: MGTQEERAAARHRFDVADAVPVLLDDRGLVTCWTHAAQRLLAYGPAEVVGRPVAGLLTDEDAARLPELGERCRRDGGWAGLLTARRADGTPVRVMTRVVAAPEEDGSARWLALLSEMEQAPGWDMSRTVLEQMAARSPVGIAIVDTDLRFVWSNAALEEYGGGPPYQRLGRRLADIQPGLDAAALETQMRRVLETGEPIVGYEHLGHLRSAPYRETAHMMSFTRLDDDQGRAMGVYYTVVDVSERHRARQRLALLDRAGRHIGRTLDVVHTAQELADVAVPGFADLVWVDLLDSVLSGGEPAPGPLSRTGPVALRRAGHRSETEDAAVGIGAVATYLAGSPPIRSLTSGRSWRAERLDPLAREWAVDVLGREATFRELGLHSVMIVPVRARGVTLGITTFFRRSRKEPFDADDLRLAEDLVSRAAVCVDNARRYTRERDAALVLQRSLLPHRLCDQDAVEVASCYRPADELTGLGGDWYDLVPLSGARVALVVGEVPGHGIDAAAAMGRLRTAVRTLAALDLRPDEVLAHLDDLVGRSARDEGVAPDTEGADSMRGVGAGCLYAVYDPVDGQCTMAAAGHPSPAVLLPDGEVTFVDLPQGPPLGVGGPPFEAVELVLAEGSTLALYTDGLLARGDAGTRDADRDRLRPALERTAPSLALHARAVVDALVPVRPQDDVVLLMARTRLLGSDQVADWDLPSDPAVVADARKGATRQLSEWDLEPLAFTTELIVSELVTNAIRHAAGPIRLRLIKERSLICEVLDGGASAPHLRHPRATDEGGRGLLLVSQFAQRWGTRFAPEGKIIWAEQSLTEPVD; encoded by the coding sequence GTGGGCACACAGGAGGAGCGCGCCGCAGCACGGCATCGGTTCGATGTGGCCGATGCCGTGCCCGTGCTGCTCGACGACCGGGGTCTGGTGACCTGCTGGACCCACGCGGCCCAGCGGCTGCTGGCCTATGGTCCGGCCGAGGTGGTGGGCCGGCCGGTGGCCGGGCTGCTGACGGACGAGGACGCGGCGCGCCTCCCGGAGCTGGGCGAGCGGTGCCGCCGGGACGGCGGCTGGGCGGGGCTGCTGACCGCCCGGCGCGCGGACGGGACCCCGGTGCGGGTGATGACGCGGGTCGTCGCCGCGCCGGAGGAGGACGGTTCGGCGCGCTGGCTGGCGCTGCTGTCGGAGATGGAGCAGGCGCCGGGCTGGGACATGAGCCGGACGGTGCTGGAGCAGATGGCGGCCCGCTCGCCCGTCGGCATAGCGATCGTGGACACCGATCTGCGGTTCGTCTGGTCCAACGCCGCGCTGGAGGAGTACGGCGGCGGACCGCCCTACCAGCGGCTGGGGCGGCGGCTCGCGGACATCCAGCCGGGCCTGGACGCGGCGGCCCTGGAGACGCAGATGCGGCGGGTGCTGGAGACCGGGGAGCCGATCGTCGGGTACGAGCACCTCGGGCATCTGCGCTCGGCACCGTACCGGGAGACGGCGCACATGATGTCGTTCACCCGGCTCGACGACGACCAGGGCCGGGCGATGGGCGTGTACTACACGGTCGTCGACGTCAGCGAGCGGCACCGGGCCCGACAGCGGCTCGCCCTGCTGGACCGCGCGGGCCGGCACATCGGACGCACGCTGGACGTGGTGCACACCGCCCAGGAGCTGGCGGACGTGGCGGTGCCGGGCTTCGCCGACCTGGTCTGGGTGGATCTGCTCGACTCGGTGCTCAGCGGCGGGGAACCCGCACCCGGGCCGCTGAGCCGGACCGGGCCGGTGGCGCTGCGCCGGGCCGGACATCGCTCGGAAACCGAGGACGCGGCCGTCGGCATAGGAGCCGTGGCCACCTATCTCGCGGGGTCGCCGCCGATCCGCTCGCTGACCAGTGGCCGCTCCTGGCGTGCCGAGCGGCTCGATCCGCTCGCCCGGGAATGGGCCGTGGACGTGCTGGGCCGGGAGGCCACCTTCCGGGAGCTGGGGCTGCACAGCGTGATGATCGTGCCGGTCCGCGCGCGGGGCGTCACGCTGGGGATCACCACGTTCTTCCGGCGCAGCCGCAAGGAGCCGTTCGACGCGGACGATCTGCGGCTCGCCGAGGACCTGGTGTCGCGGGCCGCTGTCTGCGTGGACAACGCCCGCCGCTACACCCGCGAACGGGACGCCGCCCTGGTCCTCCAGCGCAGTCTGCTCCCCCACCGGCTGTGCGACCAGGACGCCGTGGAGGTCGCCTCCTGCTACCGGCCCGCCGACGAGCTGACCGGCCTCGGCGGCGACTGGTACGACCTCGTGCCGCTGTCCGGGGCGCGGGTCGCGCTGGTGGTGGGCGAGGTGCCGGGGCACGGCATCGACGCCGCCGCGGCCATGGGCCGCCTGCGTACGGCCGTACGGACGCTCGCCGCGCTGGATCTGCGGCCCGACGAGGTGCTGGCCCATCTCGACGACCTGGTCGGCAGGTCGGCCCGGGACGAGGGCGTGGCGCCGGACACCGAGGGCGCCGACAGCATGCGGGGCGTGGGGGCGGGGTGCCTGTACGCGGTGTACGACCCGGTGGACGGGCAGTGCACCATGGCCGCCGCCGGCCATCCCTCCCCCGCCGTCCTGCTGCCCGACGGCGAGGTGACCTTCGTCGATCTGCCGCAGGGGCCGCCGCTCGGCGTGGGCGGCCCGCCCTTCGAGGCGGTCGAGCTGGTGCTGGCCGAGGGCAGCACGCTCGCCCTGTACACCGACGGCCTGCTGGCCCGCGGCGACGCCGGGACCAGGGACGCGGACCGGGACCGGCTGCGCCCGGCCCTGGAACGGACCGCGCCCTCCCTCGCGCTGCACGCCAGGGCCGTGGTGGACGCGCTGGTCCCGGTGCGGCCGCAGGACGACGTGGTGCTGCTGATGGCCCGCACCCGGCTGCTGGGCTCCGACCAGGTCGCGGACTGGGACCTGCCGAGCGATCCCGCCGTGGTCGCCGACGCCCGCAAGGGCGCCACCCGCCAGCTTTCCGAATGGGATCTGGAGCCGCTGGCCTTCACCACCGAACTGATCGTCAGCGAGCTGGTCACCAACGCCATCCGGCACGCGGCCGGGCCCATCCGGCTGCGGCTGATCAAGGAGCGCTCGCTGATCTGCGAGGTCCTGGACGGCGGCGCCTCCGCCCCGCATCTGCGCCATCCGCGCGCCACCGACGAGGGCGGCCGGGGGCTGTTGCTGGTGTCCCAGTTCGCCCAGCGATGGGGCACGCGCTTCGCCCCCGAGGGCAAGATCATCTGGGCCGAGCAGTCCCTCACGGAGCCGGTGGACTGA